From a region of the Rhinopithecus roxellana isolate Shanxi Qingling chromosome 8, ASM756505v1, whole genome shotgun sequence genome:
- the SSBP4 gene encoding single-stranded DNA-binding protein 4 isoform X3 has translation MYAKGGKGSAVPSDSQAREKLALYVYEYLLHIGAQKSAQTFLSEIRWEKNITLGEPPGFLHSWWCVFWDLYCAAPDRREACEHSGEAKAFQDYSAAAAPSPVMGSMAPGDAMAAGPMAAGFFQGPSGSQPSPHNPNAPMMGPPSQPFMSPRFPGGPRPTLRMPTQPPAGLPGSQPLLPGTMEPSPRAQGHPSMGGPMQRVTPPRGMASVGPQSYGGGMRPPPNSLTGPGLPAMNMGPGVRGPWASPSGNSIPYSSSSPGSYTGPPGGGGPPGTPIMPSPGDSTNSSENMYTIMNPIGPGAGRANFPLGPGPEGPMAAMSAMEPHHVNGSLGSGDMDGLPKSSPGAVAGLSNAPGTPRDDGEMAAAGTFLHPFPSESVSDCVDSPPAAASGRRGLAGRPRRGGRGARARP, from the exons GTTAGCGCTATACGTCTATGAGTACCTGCTGCACATCGGTGCCCAGAAGTCAGCCCAGACCTTCCTGTCTGAG ATCCGATGGGAGAAGAACATCACGCTGGGGGAGCCCCCCGGGTTCCTGCACTCCTGGTGGTG CGTGTTCTGGGATCTGTACTGTGCAGCGCCTGACCGGAGAGAGGCCTGTGAGCACTCCGGCGAGGCCAAGGCCTTCCAGGACTAT AGCGCTGCAGCTGCCCCCAGCCCTGTGATGGGGAGTATGGCCCCAGGTGATGCAATGGCCGCAGGCCccatggcagctggcttcttccag GGCCCCTCGGGCTCCCAGCCATCCCCCCACAACCCCAACGCCCCCATGATGGGGCCTCCCAGTCAG CCCTTCATGTCGCCGCGCTTCCCAGGGGGCCCACGGCCCACCCTGCGGATGCCAACTCAG CCTCCCGCAGGCCTCCCCggctcccagcccctcctccctggcACCATGGAGCCCTCCCCAAGAGCCCAGG GGCATCCGAGCATGGGCGGCCCAATGCAGAGGGTGACGCCTCCTCGGGGCATGGCCAGCGTGGGGCCCCAG AGCTATGGAGGTGGCATGCGGCCCCCACCCAACTCCCTTACTGGCCCAGGCCTGCCTGCCATGAACAT GGGCCCAGGAGTTCGTGGCCCGTGGGCCAGCCCCAGTGGAAACTCG ATCCCCTACTCCTCCTCATCCCCCGGCAGCTACACG GGACCCCCAGGAGGAGGTGGGCCCCCCGGAACACCCATCATGCCTAGCCCTGGAG ATTCCACTAACTCCAGCGAAAACATGTACACTATCATGAACCCCATCGGGCCGGGCGCCGGCAGGGCTAAT TTCCCGCTTGGCCCTGGCCCAGAGGGCCCCATGGCCGCCATGAGCGCGATGGAGCCTCACCATGTGAACGGATCCCTGG GCTCGGGCGACATGGACGGGTTGCCGAAG AGCTCTCCCGGCGCCGTGGCCGGCCTGAGCAACGCCCCGGGCACCCCGCGGGACGACGGCGAGATGGCGGCCGCCGGGACCTTCCTGCACCCGTTCCCGAGCGAAAGCGTAAGCGACTGCGTCGACTCCCCCCCCGCGGCGGCGTCGGGCCGGAGGGGCCTGGCGGGCAGGCCCCGGCGGGGCGGCCGGGGGGCCAGAGCAAGACCGTGA
- the SSBP4 gene encoding single-stranded DNA-binding protein 4 isoform X2, which yields MLSVAANVCGWVCNLGGWLHLRLALYVYEYLLHIGAQKSAQTFLSEIRWEKNITLGEPPGFLHSWWCVFWDLYCAAPDRREACEHSGEAKAFQDYSAAAAPSPVMGSMAPGDAMAAGPMAAGFFQGPSGSQPSPHNPNAPMMGPPSQPFMSPRFPGGPRPTLRMPTQPPAGLPGSQPLLPGTMEPSPRAQGHPSMGGPMQRVTPPRGMASVGPQSYGGGMRPPPNSLTGPGLPAMNMGPGVRGPWASPSGNSIPYSSSSPGSYTGPPGGGGPPGTPIMPSPGDSTNSSENMYTIMNPIGPGAGRANFPLGPGPEGPMAAMSAMEPHHVNGSLGSGDMDGLPKSSPGAVAGLSNAPGTPRDDGEMAAAGTFLHPFPSESVSDCVDSPPAAASGRRGLAGRPRRGGRGARARP from the exons GTTAGCGCTATACGTCTATGAGTACCTGCTGCACATCGGTGCCCAGAAGTCAGCCCAGACCTTCCTGTCTGAG ATCCGATGGGAGAAGAACATCACGCTGGGGGAGCCCCCCGGGTTCCTGCACTCCTGGTGGTG CGTGTTCTGGGATCTGTACTGTGCAGCGCCTGACCGGAGAGAGGCCTGTGAGCACTCCGGCGAGGCCAAGGCCTTCCAGGACTAT AGCGCTGCAGCTGCCCCCAGCCCTGTGATGGGGAGTATGGCCCCAGGTGATGCAATGGCCGCAGGCCccatggcagctggcttcttccag GGCCCCTCGGGCTCCCAGCCATCCCCCCACAACCCCAACGCCCCCATGATGGGGCCTCCCAGTCAG CCCTTCATGTCGCCGCGCTTCCCAGGGGGCCCACGGCCCACCCTGCGGATGCCAACTCAG CCTCCCGCAGGCCTCCCCggctcccagcccctcctccctggcACCATGGAGCCCTCCCCAAGAGCCCAGG GGCATCCGAGCATGGGCGGCCCAATGCAGAGGGTGACGCCTCCTCGGGGCATGGCCAGCGTGGGGCCCCAG AGCTATGGAGGTGGCATGCGGCCCCCACCCAACTCCCTTACTGGCCCAGGCCTGCCTGCCATGAACAT GGGCCCAGGAGTTCGTGGCCCGTGGGCCAGCCCCAGTGGAAACTCG ATCCCCTACTCCTCCTCATCCCCCGGCAGCTACACG GGACCCCCAGGAGGAGGTGGGCCCCCCGGAACACCCATCATGCCTAGCCCTGGAG ATTCCACTAACTCCAGCGAAAACATGTACACTATCATGAACCCCATCGGGCCGGGCGCCGGCAGGGCTAAT TTCCCGCTTGGCCCTGGCCCAGAGGGCCCCATGGCCGCCATGAGCGCGATGGAGCCTCACCATGTGAACGGATCCCTGG GCTCGGGCGACATGGACGGGTTGCCGAAG AGCTCTCCCGGCGCCGTGGCCGGCCTGAGCAACGCCCCGGGCACCCCGCGGGACGACGGCGAGATGGCGGCCGCCGGGACCTTCCTGCACCCGTTCCCGAGCGAAAGCGTAAGCGACTGCGTCGACTCCCCCCCCGCGGCGGCGTCGGGCCGGAGGGGCCTGGCGGGCAGGCCCCGGCGGGGCGGCCGGGGGGCCAGAGCAAGACCGTGA
- the SSBP4 gene encoding single-stranded DNA-binding protein 4 isoform X10 — translation MYAKGGKGSAVPSDSQAREKLALYVYEYLLHIGAQKSAQTFLSEIRWEKNITLGEPPGFLHSWWCVFWDLYCAAPDRREACEHSGEAKAFQDYSAAAAPSPVMGSMAPGDAMAAGPMAAGFFQPFMSPRFPGGPRPTLRMPTQPPAGLPGSQPLLPGTMEPSPRAQGHPSMGGPMQRVTPPRGMASVGPQSYGGGMRPPPNSLTGPGLPAMNMGPGVRGPWASPSGNSIPYSSSSPGSYTGPPGGGGPPGTPIMPSPGDSTNSSENMYTIMNPIGPGAGRANFPLGPGPEGPMAAMSAMEPHHVNGSLGSGDMDGLPKSSPGAVAGLSNAPGTPRDDGEMAAAGTFLHPFPSESYSPGMTMSV, via the exons GTTAGCGCTATACGTCTATGAGTACCTGCTGCACATCGGTGCCCAGAAGTCAGCCCAGACCTTCCTGTCTGAG ATCCGATGGGAGAAGAACATCACGCTGGGGGAGCCCCCCGGGTTCCTGCACTCCTGGTGGTG CGTGTTCTGGGATCTGTACTGTGCAGCGCCTGACCGGAGAGAGGCCTGTGAGCACTCCGGCGAGGCCAAGGCCTTCCAGGACTAT AGCGCTGCAGCTGCCCCCAGCCCTGTGATGGGGAGTATGGCCCCAGGTGATGCAATGGCCGCAGGCCccatggcagctggcttcttccag CCCTTCATGTCGCCGCGCTTCCCAGGGGGCCCACGGCCCACCCTGCGGATGCCAACTCAG CCTCCCGCAGGCCTCCCCggctcccagcccctcctccctggcACCATGGAGCCCTCCCCAAGAGCCCAGG GGCATCCGAGCATGGGCGGCCCAATGCAGAGGGTGACGCCTCCTCGGGGCATGGCCAGCGTGGGGCCCCAG AGCTATGGAGGTGGCATGCGGCCCCCACCCAACTCCCTTACTGGCCCAGGCCTGCCTGCCATGAACAT GGGCCCAGGAGTTCGTGGCCCGTGGGCCAGCCCCAGTGGAAACTCG ATCCCCTACTCCTCCTCATCCCCCGGCAGCTACACG GGACCCCCAGGAGGAGGTGGGCCCCCCGGAACACCCATCATGCCTAGCCCTGGAG ATTCCACTAACTCCAGCGAAAACATGTACACTATCATGAACCCCATCGGGCCGGGCGCCGGCAGGGCTAAT TTCCCGCTTGGCCCTGGCCCAGAGGGCCCCATGGCCGCCATGAGCGCGATGGAGCCTCACCATGTGAACGGATCCCTGG GCTCGGGCGACATGGACGGGTTGCCGAAG AGCTCTCCCGGCGCCGTGGCCGGCCTGAGCAACGCCCCGGGCACCCCGCGGGACGACGGCGAGATGGCGGCCGCCGGGACCTTCCTGCACCCGTTCCCGAGCGAAAGC TACTCGCCAGGGATGACCATGAGCGTGTGA
- the SSBP4 gene encoding single-stranded DNA-binding protein 4 isoform X5 — protein sequence MKESLENTRWLHPPISPKGTPGPWRGSHLMRTQLLWHRLALYVYEYLLHIGAQKSAQTFLSEIRWEKNITLGEPPGFLHSWWCVFWDLYCAAPDRREACEHSGEAKAFQDYSAAAAPSPVMGSMAPGDAMAAGPMAAGFFQGPSGSQPSPHNPNAPMMGPPSQPFMSPRFPGGPRPTLRMPTQPPAGLPGSQPLLPGTMEPSPRAQGHPSMGGPMQRVTPPRGMASVGPQSYGGGMRPPPNSLTGPGLPAMNMGPGVRGPWASPSGNSIPYSSSSPGSYTGPPGGGGPPGTPIMPSPGDSTNSSENMYTIMNPIGPGAGRANFPLGPGPEGPMAAMSAMEPHHVNGSLGSGDMDGLPKSSPGAVAGLSNAPGTPRDDGEMAAAGTFLHPFPSESYSPGMTMSV from the exons ATGAAAGAAAGCCTGGAAAACACCAGATGGCTGCATCCCCCCATTTCACCGAAAGGGACACCAGGGCCCTGGAGAGGAAGCCACCTGATGAGGACTCAGCTTCTCTGGCACAG GTTAGCGCTATACGTCTATGAGTACCTGCTGCACATCGGTGCCCAGAAGTCAGCCCAGACCTTCCTGTCTGAG ATCCGATGGGAGAAGAACATCACGCTGGGGGAGCCCCCCGGGTTCCTGCACTCCTGGTGGTG CGTGTTCTGGGATCTGTACTGTGCAGCGCCTGACCGGAGAGAGGCCTGTGAGCACTCCGGCGAGGCCAAGGCCTTCCAGGACTAT AGCGCTGCAGCTGCCCCCAGCCCTGTGATGGGGAGTATGGCCCCAGGTGATGCAATGGCCGCAGGCCccatggcagctggcttcttccag GGCCCCTCGGGCTCCCAGCCATCCCCCCACAACCCCAACGCCCCCATGATGGGGCCTCCCAGTCAG CCCTTCATGTCGCCGCGCTTCCCAGGGGGCCCACGGCCCACCCTGCGGATGCCAACTCAG CCTCCCGCAGGCCTCCCCggctcccagcccctcctccctggcACCATGGAGCCCTCCCCAAGAGCCCAGG GGCATCCGAGCATGGGCGGCCCAATGCAGAGGGTGACGCCTCCTCGGGGCATGGCCAGCGTGGGGCCCCAG AGCTATGGAGGTGGCATGCGGCCCCCACCCAACTCCCTTACTGGCCCAGGCCTGCCTGCCATGAACAT GGGCCCAGGAGTTCGTGGCCCGTGGGCCAGCCCCAGTGGAAACTCG ATCCCCTACTCCTCCTCATCCCCCGGCAGCTACACG GGACCCCCAGGAGGAGGTGGGCCCCCCGGAACACCCATCATGCCTAGCCCTGGAG ATTCCACTAACTCCAGCGAAAACATGTACACTATCATGAACCCCATCGGGCCGGGCGCCGGCAGGGCTAAT TTCCCGCTTGGCCCTGGCCCAGAGGGCCCCATGGCCGCCATGAGCGCGATGGAGCCTCACCATGTGAACGGATCCCTGG GCTCGGGCGACATGGACGGGTTGCCGAAG AGCTCTCCCGGCGCCGTGGCCGGCCTGAGCAACGCCCCGGGCACCCCGCGGGACGACGGCGAGATGGCGGCCGCCGGGACCTTCCTGCACCCGTTCCCGAGCGAAAGC TACTCGCCAGGGATGACCATGAGCGTGTGA
- the SSBP4 gene encoding single-stranded DNA-binding protein 4 isoform X6, whose translation MLSVAANVCGWVCNLGGWLHLRLALYVYEYLLHIGAQKSAQTFLSEIRWEKNITLGEPPGFLHSWWCVFWDLYCAAPDRREACEHSGEAKAFQDYSAAAAPSPVMGSMAPGDAMAAGPMAAGFFQPFMSPRFPGGPRPTLRMPTQPPAGLPGSQPLLPGTMEPSPRAQGHPSMGGPMQRVTPPRGMASVGPQSYGGGMRPPPNSLTGPGLPAMNMGPGVRGPWASPSGNSIPYSSSSPGSYTGPPGGGGPPGTPIMPSPGDSTNSSENMYTIMNPIGPGAGRANFPLGPGPEGPMAAMSAMEPHHVNGSLGSGDMDGLPKSSPGAVAGLSNAPGTPRDDGEMAAAGTFLHPFPSESVSDCVDSPPAAASGRRGLAGRPRRGGRGARARP comes from the exons GTTAGCGCTATACGTCTATGAGTACCTGCTGCACATCGGTGCCCAGAAGTCAGCCCAGACCTTCCTGTCTGAG ATCCGATGGGAGAAGAACATCACGCTGGGGGAGCCCCCCGGGTTCCTGCACTCCTGGTGGTG CGTGTTCTGGGATCTGTACTGTGCAGCGCCTGACCGGAGAGAGGCCTGTGAGCACTCCGGCGAGGCCAAGGCCTTCCAGGACTAT AGCGCTGCAGCTGCCCCCAGCCCTGTGATGGGGAGTATGGCCCCAGGTGATGCAATGGCCGCAGGCCccatggcagctggcttcttccag CCCTTCATGTCGCCGCGCTTCCCAGGGGGCCCACGGCCCACCCTGCGGATGCCAACTCAG CCTCCCGCAGGCCTCCCCggctcccagcccctcctccctggcACCATGGAGCCCTCCCCAAGAGCCCAGG GGCATCCGAGCATGGGCGGCCCAATGCAGAGGGTGACGCCTCCTCGGGGCATGGCCAGCGTGGGGCCCCAG AGCTATGGAGGTGGCATGCGGCCCCCACCCAACTCCCTTACTGGCCCAGGCCTGCCTGCCATGAACAT GGGCCCAGGAGTTCGTGGCCCGTGGGCCAGCCCCAGTGGAAACTCG ATCCCCTACTCCTCCTCATCCCCCGGCAGCTACACG GGACCCCCAGGAGGAGGTGGGCCCCCCGGAACACCCATCATGCCTAGCCCTGGAG ATTCCACTAACTCCAGCGAAAACATGTACACTATCATGAACCCCATCGGGCCGGGCGCCGGCAGGGCTAAT TTCCCGCTTGGCCCTGGCCCAGAGGGCCCCATGGCCGCCATGAGCGCGATGGAGCCTCACCATGTGAACGGATCCCTGG GCTCGGGCGACATGGACGGGTTGCCGAAG AGCTCTCCCGGCGCCGTGGCCGGCCTGAGCAACGCCCCGGGCACCCCGCGGGACGACGGCGAGATGGCGGCCGCCGGGACCTTCCTGCACCCGTTCCCGAGCGAAAGCGTAAGCGACTGCGTCGACTCCCCCCCCGCGGCGGCGTCGGGCCGGAGGGGCCTGGCGGGCAGGCCCCGGCGGGGCGGCCGGGGGGCCAGAGCAAGACCGTGA
- the SSBP4 gene encoding single-stranded DNA-binding protein 4 isoform X1: MKESLENTRWLHPPISPKGTPGPWRGSHLMRTQLLWHRLALYVYEYLLHIGAQKSAQTFLSEIRWEKNITLGEPPGFLHSWWCVFWDLYCAAPDRREACEHSGEAKAFQDYSAAAAPSPVMGSMAPGDAMAAGPMAAGFFQGPSGSQPSPHNPNAPMMGPPSQPFMSPRFPGGPRPTLRMPTQPPAGLPGSQPLLPGTMEPSPRAQGHPSMGGPMQRVTPPRGMASVGPQSYGGGMRPPPNSLTGPGLPAMNMGPGVRGPWASPSGNSIPYSSSSPGSYTGPPGGGGPPGTPIMPSPGDSTNSSENMYTIMNPIGPGAGRANFPLGPGPEGPMAAMSAMEPHHVNGSLGSGDMDGLPKSSPGAVAGLSNAPGTPRDDGEMAAAGTFLHPFPSESVSDCVDSPPAAASGRRGLAGRPRRGGRGARARP; this comes from the exons ATGAAAGAAAGCCTGGAAAACACCAGATGGCTGCATCCCCCCATTTCACCGAAAGGGACACCAGGGCCCTGGAGAGGAAGCCACCTGATGAGGACTCAGCTTCTCTGGCACAG GTTAGCGCTATACGTCTATGAGTACCTGCTGCACATCGGTGCCCAGAAGTCAGCCCAGACCTTCCTGTCTGAG ATCCGATGGGAGAAGAACATCACGCTGGGGGAGCCCCCCGGGTTCCTGCACTCCTGGTGGTG CGTGTTCTGGGATCTGTACTGTGCAGCGCCTGACCGGAGAGAGGCCTGTGAGCACTCCGGCGAGGCCAAGGCCTTCCAGGACTAT AGCGCTGCAGCTGCCCCCAGCCCTGTGATGGGGAGTATGGCCCCAGGTGATGCAATGGCCGCAGGCCccatggcagctggcttcttccag GGCCCCTCGGGCTCCCAGCCATCCCCCCACAACCCCAACGCCCCCATGATGGGGCCTCCCAGTCAG CCCTTCATGTCGCCGCGCTTCCCAGGGGGCCCACGGCCCACCCTGCGGATGCCAACTCAG CCTCCCGCAGGCCTCCCCggctcccagcccctcctccctggcACCATGGAGCCCTCCCCAAGAGCCCAGG GGCATCCGAGCATGGGCGGCCCAATGCAGAGGGTGACGCCTCCTCGGGGCATGGCCAGCGTGGGGCCCCAG AGCTATGGAGGTGGCATGCGGCCCCCACCCAACTCCCTTACTGGCCCAGGCCTGCCTGCCATGAACAT GGGCCCAGGAGTTCGTGGCCCGTGGGCCAGCCCCAGTGGAAACTCG ATCCCCTACTCCTCCTCATCCCCCGGCAGCTACACG GGACCCCCAGGAGGAGGTGGGCCCCCCGGAACACCCATCATGCCTAGCCCTGGAG ATTCCACTAACTCCAGCGAAAACATGTACACTATCATGAACCCCATCGGGCCGGGCGCCGGCAGGGCTAAT TTCCCGCTTGGCCCTGGCCCAGAGGGCCCCATGGCCGCCATGAGCGCGATGGAGCCTCACCATGTGAACGGATCCCTGG GCTCGGGCGACATGGACGGGTTGCCGAAG AGCTCTCCCGGCGCCGTGGCCGGCCTGAGCAACGCCCCGGGCACCCCGCGGGACGACGGCGAGATGGCGGCCGCCGGGACCTTCCTGCACCCGTTCCCGAGCGAAAGCGTAAGCGACTGCGTCGACTCCCCCCCCGCGGCGGCGTCGGGCCGGAGGGGCCTGGCGGGCAGGCCCCGGCGGGGCGGCCGGGGGGCCAGAGCAAGACCGTGA
- the SSBP4 gene encoding single-stranded DNA-binding protein 4 isoform X8, which translates to MYAKGGKGSAVPSDSQAREKLALYVYEYLLHIGAQKSAQTFLSEIRWEKNITLGEPPGFLHSWWCVFWDLYCAAPDRREACEHSGEAKAFQDYSAAAAPSPVMGSMAPGDAMAAGPMAAGFFQGPSGSQPSPHNPNAPMMGPPSQPFMSPRFPGGPRPTLRMPTQPPAGLPGSQPLLPGTMEPSPRAQGHPSMGGPMQRVTPPRGMASVGPQSYGGGMRPPPNSLTGPGLPAMNMGPGVRGPWASPSGNSIPYSSSSPGSYTGPPGGGGPPGTPIMPSPGDSTNSSENMYTIMNPIGPGAGRANFPLGPGPEGPMAAMSAMEPHHVNGSLGSGDMDGLPKSSPGAVAGLSNAPGTPRDDGEMAAAGTFLHPFPSESYSPGMTMSV; encoded by the exons GTTAGCGCTATACGTCTATGAGTACCTGCTGCACATCGGTGCCCAGAAGTCAGCCCAGACCTTCCTGTCTGAG ATCCGATGGGAGAAGAACATCACGCTGGGGGAGCCCCCCGGGTTCCTGCACTCCTGGTGGTG CGTGTTCTGGGATCTGTACTGTGCAGCGCCTGACCGGAGAGAGGCCTGTGAGCACTCCGGCGAGGCCAAGGCCTTCCAGGACTAT AGCGCTGCAGCTGCCCCCAGCCCTGTGATGGGGAGTATGGCCCCAGGTGATGCAATGGCCGCAGGCCccatggcagctggcttcttccag GGCCCCTCGGGCTCCCAGCCATCCCCCCACAACCCCAACGCCCCCATGATGGGGCCTCCCAGTCAG CCCTTCATGTCGCCGCGCTTCCCAGGGGGCCCACGGCCCACCCTGCGGATGCCAACTCAG CCTCCCGCAGGCCTCCCCggctcccagcccctcctccctggcACCATGGAGCCCTCCCCAAGAGCCCAGG GGCATCCGAGCATGGGCGGCCCAATGCAGAGGGTGACGCCTCCTCGGGGCATGGCCAGCGTGGGGCCCCAG AGCTATGGAGGTGGCATGCGGCCCCCACCCAACTCCCTTACTGGCCCAGGCCTGCCTGCCATGAACAT GGGCCCAGGAGTTCGTGGCCCGTGGGCCAGCCCCAGTGGAAACTCG ATCCCCTACTCCTCCTCATCCCCCGGCAGCTACACG GGACCCCCAGGAGGAGGTGGGCCCCCCGGAACACCCATCATGCCTAGCCCTGGAG ATTCCACTAACTCCAGCGAAAACATGTACACTATCATGAACCCCATCGGGCCGGGCGCCGGCAGGGCTAAT TTCCCGCTTGGCCCTGGCCCAGAGGGCCCCATGGCCGCCATGAGCGCGATGGAGCCTCACCATGTGAACGGATCCCTGG GCTCGGGCGACATGGACGGGTTGCCGAAG AGCTCTCCCGGCGCCGTGGCCGGCCTGAGCAACGCCCCGGGCACCCCGCGGGACGACGGCGAGATGGCGGCCGCCGGGACCTTCCTGCACCCGTTCCCGAGCGAAAGC TACTCGCCAGGGATGACCATGAGCGTGTGA
- the SSBP4 gene encoding single-stranded DNA-binding protein 4 isoform X4 has product MKESLENTRWLHPPISPKGTPGPWRGSHLMRTQLLWHRLALYVYEYLLHIGAQKSAQTFLSEIRWEKNITLGEPPGFLHSWWCVFWDLYCAAPDRREACEHSGEAKAFQDYSAAAAPSPVMGSMAPGDAMAAGPMAAGFFQPFMSPRFPGGPRPTLRMPTQPPAGLPGSQPLLPGTMEPSPRAQGHPSMGGPMQRVTPPRGMASVGPQSYGGGMRPPPNSLTGPGLPAMNMGPGVRGPWASPSGNSIPYSSSSPGSYTGPPGGGGPPGTPIMPSPGDSTNSSENMYTIMNPIGPGAGRANFPLGPGPEGPMAAMSAMEPHHVNGSLGSGDMDGLPKSSPGAVAGLSNAPGTPRDDGEMAAAGTFLHPFPSESVSDCVDSPPAAASGRRGLAGRPRRGGRGARARP; this is encoded by the exons ATGAAAGAAAGCCTGGAAAACACCAGATGGCTGCATCCCCCCATTTCACCGAAAGGGACACCAGGGCCCTGGAGAGGAAGCCACCTGATGAGGACTCAGCTTCTCTGGCACAG GTTAGCGCTATACGTCTATGAGTACCTGCTGCACATCGGTGCCCAGAAGTCAGCCCAGACCTTCCTGTCTGAG ATCCGATGGGAGAAGAACATCACGCTGGGGGAGCCCCCCGGGTTCCTGCACTCCTGGTGGTG CGTGTTCTGGGATCTGTACTGTGCAGCGCCTGACCGGAGAGAGGCCTGTGAGCACTCCGGCGAGGCCAAGGCCTTCCAGGACTAT AGCGCTGCAGCTGCCCCCAGCCCTGTGATGGGGAGTATGGCCCCAGGTGATGCAATGGCCGCAGGCCccatggcagctggcttcttccag CCCTTCATGTCGCCGCGCTTCCCAGGGGGCCCACGGCCCACCCTGCGGATGCCAACTCAG CCTCCCGCAGGCCTCCCCggctcccagcccctcctccctggcACCATGGAGCCCTCCCCAAGAGCCCAGG GGCATCCGAGCATGGGCGGCCCAATGCAGAGGGTGACGCCTCCTCGGGGCATGGCCAGCGTGGGGCCCCAG AGCTATGGAGGTGGCATGCGGCCCCCACCCAACTCCCTTACTGGCCCAGGCCTGCCTGCCATGAACAT GGGCCCAGGAGTTCGTGGCCCGTGGGCCAGCCCCAGTGGAAACTCG ATCCCCTACTCCTCCTCATCCCCCGGCAGCTACACG GGACCCCCAGGAGGAGGTGGGCCCCCCGGAACACCCATCATGCCTAGCCCTGGAG ATTCCACTAACTCCAGCGAAAACATGTACACTATCATGAACCCCATCGGGCCGGGCGCCGGCAGGGCTAAT TTCCCGCTTGGCCCTGGCCCAGAGGGCCCCATGGCCGCCATGAGCGCGATGGAGCCTCACCATGTGAACGGATCCCTGG GCTCGGGCGACATGGACGGGTTGCCGAAG AGCTCTCCCGGCGCCGTGGCCGGCCTGAGCAACGCCCCGGGCACCCCGCGGGACGACGGCGAGATGGCGGCCGCCGGGACCTTCCTGCACCCGTTCCCGAGCGAAAGCGTAAGCGACTGCGTCGACTCCCCCCCCGCGGCGGCGTCGGGCCGGAGGGGCCTGGCGGGCAGGCCCCGGCGGGGCGGCCGGGGGGCCAGAGCAAGACCGTGA
- the SSBP4 gene encoding single-stranded DNA-binding protein 4 isoform X9 produces the protein MKESLENTRWLHPPISPKGTPGPWRGSHLMRTQLLWHRLALYVYEYLLHIGAQKSAQTFLSEIRWEKNITLGEPPGFLHSWWCVFWDLYCAAPDRREACEHSGEAKAFQDYSAAAAPSPVMGSMAPGDAMAAGPMAAGFFQPFMSPRFPGGPRPTLRMPTQPPAGLPGSQPLLPGTMEPSPRAQGHPSMGGPMQRVTPPRGMASVGPQSYGGGMRPPPNSLTGPGLPAMNMGPGVRGPWASPSGNSIPYSSSSPGSYTGPPGGGGPPGTPIMPSPGDSTNSSENMYTIMNPIGPGAGRANFPLGPGPEGPMAAMSAMEPHHVNGSLGSGDMDGLPKSSPGAVAGLSNAPGTPRDDGEMAAAGTFLHPFPSESYSPGMTMSV, from the exons ATGAAAGAAAGCCTGGAAAACACCAGATGGCTGCATCCCCCCATTTCACCGAAAGGGACACCAGGGCCCTGGAGAGGAAGCCACCTGATGAGGACTCAGCTTCTCTGGCACAG GTTAGCGCTATACGTCTATGAGTACCTGCTGCACATCGGTGCCCAGAAGTCAGCCCAGACCTTCCTGTCTGAG ATCCGATGGGAGAAGAACATCACGCTGGGGGAGCCCCCCGGGTTCCTGCACTCCTGGTGGTG CGTGTTCTGGGATCTGTACTGTGCAGCGCCTGACCGGAGAGAGGCCTGTGAGCACTCCGGCGAGGCCAAGGCCTTCCAGGACTAT AGCGCTGCAGCTGCCCCCAGCCCTGTGATGGGGAGTATGGCCCCAGGTGATGCAATGGCCGCAGGCCccatggcagctggcttcttccag CCCTTCATGTCGCCGCGCTTCCCAGGGGGCCCACGGCCCACCCTGCGGATGCCAACTCAG CCTCCCGCAGGCCTCCCCggctcccagcccctcctccctggcACCATGGAGCCCTCCCCAAGAGCCCAGG GGCATCCGAGCATGGGCGGCCCAATGCAGAGGGTGACGCCTCCTCGGGGCATGGCCAGCGTGGGGCCCCAG AGCTATGGAGGTGGCATGCGGCCCCCACCCAACTCCCTTACTGGCCCAGGCCTGCCTGCCATGAACAT GGGCCCAGGAGTTCGTGGCCCGTGGGCCAGCCCCAGTGGAAACTCG ATCCCCTACTCCTCCTCATCCCCCGGCAGCTACACG GGACCCCCAGGAGGAGGTGGGCCCCCCGGAACACCCATCATGCCTAGCCCTGGAG ATTCCACTAACTCCAGCGAAAACATGTACACTATCATGAACCCCATCGGGCCGGGCGCCGGCAGGGCTAAT TTCCCGCTTGGCCCTGGCCCAGAGGGCCCCATGGCCGCCATGAGCGCGATGGAGCCTCACCATGTGAACGGATCCCTGG GCTCGGGCGACATGGACGGGTTGCCGAAG AGCTCTCCCGGCGCCGTGGCCGGCCTGAGCAACGCCCCGGGCACCCCGCGGGACGACGGCGAGATGGCGGCCGCCGGGACCTTCCTGCACCCGTTCCCGAGCGAAAGC TACTCGCCAGGGATGACCATGAGCGTGTGA